A genomic segment from Carassius auratus strain Wakin chromosome 25, ASM336829v1, whole genome shotgun sequence encodes:
- the LOC113043306 gene encoding interferon-induced GTP-binding protein Mx2-like: MKYIKKPETINLVVVPCNIDIATTEALKMAQEVDPEGKRTVAILTKPDLIDKGTEERILAIVQNKVIPLRKGYIMVKCRGQQQINDEIPLEEAAQMERDFFQNHDYFRCLLKEDKATIKNLAVQLTQDLVDHIKKSLPQLHEQINKQLWSVKRALKDCEIGPPEDPEGAKDFLIKTLNGFNEKIKSLSSEEMITENNMFAQLRAEFKKWNDYLNSTKTPFNNSNELSKNYRGMELPGFMNYRFFKKIMQDHVAKLKDPAIDLLNAIKDIIIKQFTDVVSECFQNYHVLQNITKDKINNIQLTQLEKAEQRIAEQFEMENRIYTQDPIFLKTLSEITNETFSEKELPVFDKPCKYKQMLEAYYEIVVQRVADQLPLMINFYMLQETAQLLTIDTMKLLEKPDVHELLSEDSDVSRRRKDLRARLNRLTTATKTISNFLNNH, translated from the exons atgaaatatattaagaAACCTGAGACTATAAACCTGGTTGTGGTCCCTTGTAATATTGACATTGCAACAACAGAAGCCTTAAAAATGGCACAAGAAGTTGATCCTGAGGGCAAAAGAACAGTTG CCATTTTGACCAAACCAGACCTCATAGACAAAGGAACAGAGGAACGCATTCTGGCCATTGTCCAGAACAAAGTGATTCCTCTCCGCAAAGGTTACATCATGGTGAAGTGTAGAGGACAACAGCAGATCAATGATGAAATTCCTCTGGAGGAGGCAGCACAAATGGAGAGAGATTTCTTCCAAAACCATGACTATTTCAG ATGCCTCTTGAAAGAGGATAAAGCAACTATTAAAAATCTTGCCGTCCAACTAACTCAGGATCTTGTTGATCATATCAAA AAATCATTGCCACAGCTCCATGAGCAGATAAATAAGCAGTTGTGGAGTGTGAAGAGAGCACTTAAGGACTGTGAGATTGGACCACCAGAAGACCCTGAGGGAGCCAAGGATTTCCTTATTAAA aCATTAAATGGATTTAATGAGAAAATCAAGTCTCTGTCATCAGAAGAGATGATAACTGAGAACAATATGTTTGCCCAGCTTCGTGCTGAATTCAAGAAGTGGAATGATTATCTTAACAGTACAAAGACACCCT TTAACAATTCAAATGAGTTAAGCAAGAATTACAGAGGGATGGAACTGCCTGGTTTCATGAACTACAGATTCTTTAAGAAGATAATGCAGGACCATGTGGCCAAACTTAAGGATCCAGCCATTGATTTACTCAATGCCATAAAAG ACATCATCATTAAGCAATTCACGGACGTGGTGAGTGAGTGCTTCCAGAACTATCATGTCCTTCAAAACATCACTAAG GACAAAATCAACAACATTCAGTTAACCCAACTAGAAAAGGCAGAGCAGAGGATCGCAGAGCAGTTTGAAATGGAAAACAGGATCTACACTCAAGATCCCATTTTCCTGAAGACCTTGAGTGAGATTACAAATGAGACTTTTTCAGAAAAGGAGTTACCTGTCTTTGACAAACCATGCAAGTATAAACAAATGCTGGAGGCGTATTATGAG ATTGTGGTGCAGCGGGTGGCTGACCAACTGCCCTTGATGATCAACTTTTACATGCTGCAGGAGACGGCTCAGCTCCTGACTATTGACACAATGAAATTACTGGAAAAGCCAGATGTGCATGAGCTCCTGTCTGAGGACTCTGATGTCAGCAGAAGACGCAAAGACCTAAGAGCTCGTCTGAATCGTTTGACTACTGCTACAAAAACAATTAGCAATTTTCTAAATAATCACTAG